The genomic window CCTCTTTAACGCCTGATCGATCATCATTGGCAACATGGGTGAAGTGCCTTTTTGAATGTACTTAACCCTCTCTAACGTAAGCTCTCTGGCCAAAGCATGAATGTCTTCATCACTTATACTAGGGCCAGTGGCAGGCTGAGTTTGCTCTACCTCAATGCTGGCATAATTGGTAACACAAGCATTGCTCGATTGTATGCCATCTTCCGGACGGGATAGCCATGCATCGTATGCAGACGTTTCGACAACTCGCTCGTGAAAATGTGCGAGCCTTTCTTGCTTTTTTTCGGCCATTGCTTCCGCCGAGATTGCCCCCGCGAATGTCGCTTGACTGGCCCCAGCCCAGCATATACCACCCAGAATCGCCAAACACTGGAATCGTCCTAAATTCATTTTGCACACTCCTGTTTCATTTCTATTTTAATTAACCACATCAAGACATCACATCTAATTACCCACTTTAACCATTGACACCCCATCAATGCAACGCTATAAATAACTGTATATTCAGACAGGAAGTCAACATGCCCAAACCAAGGAAAATGCAGGTTTCTTTAGATGCCACACCATATTATCACTGCACTTCACGCTGTGTACGCAGGGCCTTTTTATGTGGCTTTGATACGGTAACCAACAAAGATTACGAACACCGTCGACAATGGGTTGAAGATCGCATTCATTTATTAGCCGAGGTATTTTGTGTTGATGTATGCGCCTATGCGGTGATGTCTAATCATTTACATCTCGTGCTGCATATCAATCAGCAAAAAGCCTGTGCACTATCGGACTTGGAAGTGTGCCAACGCTGGCATCGGCTGTATAAAGGTACTTTGCTCACCCAACAGTTTGAACAAGGCAAAGCACTTACCCAAGCCGAGCTTGAGGCTGTAAAAGCGAGAATAGAGGTATGGCGCGCGCAGCTGCACGATATTAGTTGGTTTATGCGGGCACTTAACGAGCCGATTGCGCGCATGGCCAATACAGAAGATAACTGCACAGGGAGCTTTTGGGAATCGCGCTTTACTTCGCAGGCGCTATTGGATGAAAAAGCACTAGCAGCGTGCATGGCGTATGTGGATTTAAACCCAGTGCGAGCCAAAATGGCCGCTACGCCAGAAGATTCGGAACATACCTCTATCAAACTGCGTGTAGCGCAGGTGAAAAATAAAAAACAACAACCTACCACCCTTTACCCATTTGTGGGCAACCCACGCCAACCTATGCCCGAAGGTTTACCATTTAAACTGGCCGATTATTTAGAGCTAGTAGATTGGACTGGCCGAGCAATTCGCGCCGATAAACACGGCGCCATTAATACAAGCTTACCCCCTATTTTAAGTCGCCTTGCTATACCTACTGCAGAATGGCTAACACTCACTACACAATTTGAACAGCGTGTTTCGACGTTTGCCGGTTCTGAGCGTGCCGTTCGGTTAGCCGCCGAGGTATTGGGGTATAAAAAACCTCCCGGCGTGGGGCTGGCTAAGCAATTATTTGCCTAGCTCTTTTATTTAATTCTTAAGACTTTCGCCTTTAGTGGTTTCGCTCGCCTTGAGTTTGGGGTTTTGACGGGTGGGTCGTTTTAATTCCCTATTTATTTCATCTTGTCTGGCAGGCTCAAATTAACGCGTGCTCTTAATTTTCGCTGCGGACCTTTTCATAACATGACTGTCATGTTTTCTTCTTGAATTGTTTGCCAAGACTGGCTTGTGTTGCACTGGTCAATATCCACTAGCGTGCAGTACATCCTTACTGGCTCACCTGCTTTACCCTCCGGGCAAGATTTACGAACTTCACACGCTTCTTCGTAACTAAAATTGCCCTCGTGACTTGCAATTTCTGGTATACATTTAGAAAAGTCATTTTTGGCCTCAGCTTTCTTAGATTTATTATCATTAATTATTTTGGAAAACAAAGGGGGTGACTTACTCGAAACTCTCATTTCACCAGTGGTAGGTGAGACCTTTAACAAAGTAACATTCTGCTTGCTTAACGTACTGGTTAGCCGCATAAAAGCAGAAGCGTCAGCTGCAGAGCCGAACTCGTAATTAATATTGATGTCGCCATCATTTTTTACTACATCTATTATCTTTACCGATGCCGGCTTTTTGTTCTTAAGCTGTGCAACCCAAGCAGGTAGTTCATCTGGTAAATGTACCACCTCTGTAGCTTTCCCTTGTACACACGGCTTATCAGAAAAGCCTACTGTTCCATCAGCGCCTAAACATCTATATGCTTCAGCTTGTGCGTAATGCATTACAAATAGAATTAGAACTATTAAATATTTAGCTTTACTCATATATTCCTGCGTAAAATACACATAAACATTCTAAAACGCTAATTATTAAGGTGAACGTTTCTTAACTTACTCGATGCTAAATCAGCAATTAACGAAAGAGTTTCCCCTCCATGTTTTTCAAACTTGCATACTATCTAGCTTTACTCAACAGAATCGCCATTCACTTTCCCGCTAATCCGTACACATATTGGCGAAAAATATCTTTTCAAAACATTGCTGTCATTTTTAATTGCGTAAACATAATATTTTTTGTATTTATCTTCTTGTAGTCATTCTGCAAGCTATTTGATAGTAGCCTCCAACGTACTGCATTTTCAAATTAATTGTTACGCACAAATTAATCCATTACCTCAAACAGCCACCACGCCCCCTGAATAGCGGCTGTAGGAAAAGCAAAGCATAACATGACAGTCATGTTTTCTTGTTCAATTCCTTGAAACCTTCACGCTCGGTGGATTAACTAGCATTGAAATTGGGGTTTTGGCGGCTGGGTCGTTTTAATTCCCTATTTATTTCATCTTGTTTGGCAGGCTCAAATTAACGCGTGCTCTTAATTTTCGCTGCGGACCTTTTCATAACATGACTGTCATGTTTTCTTGTTTGAAGTTCCTATTAATTACGCCCATTTGGCAATCCTGCTATTTTGGCTAACGCCTTGCTTTGCGGAAAACAAAACACGCAGCGGAAAACCAGTCCGACAACATGCGCTCGTTAGCCATTTCCAGGGTATTGCAGAATAGCTTTCAGAGAACTATGGTCAACCGGTGACGATGTGTGCTCATGGAGTATCTTCCACGAGCTTCCATCGTACTTTAGTATCATTGTTAAGCGGTTACTCAGTGCTCGCAATTCCTTCCCTTCAGGTGAGATTGCCGTATAGGTAAGGACTGCATGCCCAAAAGCGAGTTCCTCATATACCATCGATTGAGCATCTGAAATACCAACCATTACTCGCTCTTCTTCGAGTGAAGAAAACCACTCCGTTGCCATACCTCTCCAGGAATCTAATCCGCGTGTGGACCACGTGCCCCACATGTCGAATATGTGTATATCGTTGTGGTAAAGATTGACAAATGCATCAACGTCTTTCGTGAAGACAGCGGCTTTGTACAGATCTAGAATCATTAAAAATGGTTCGCGTTTTTCAGTCATGAAAATTATCCTTGAACGGCTAACGCCTTTGTAACGGGCATTTTTTGTGTAGTGGAGTTTTGCGGTAAAGTGGCGAAGCCACCGCAAAACGGAGCGTAGCAAAAAATGTCCTGTTGACAAACTTGATACTTATGATGACCTCCTCCTCCGGAGACCAATGGAAACCTTCTAAACTTAAATCACCACAACAAAAGTTAATTAAAGAAGGAGATCATCATATGAGATTTTATACCATTTCCCACAAACATTACTGTGGAATAGATTTGCATACCAAAATGATGTACGTCTGCATACTTGATTCTGATGCTAACATACTGATTCATAAGAATATACCTACTAATGGTAAGGCGTTTTTAAAGCTCATAGCCCCCTATCGCGAAGACATTGTCGTAGGCGTTGAGTGCATGTTTTCTTGGTATTGGCTGGCTGATTTGTGCGCCAAAGAAGGCATCGAATTTATCTTAGGCCATGCACTTTACATGAGGTGTATTCACGGCGGAAAGGCCAAAAACGATAGAGTTGACTCGGAAAAAATCGCACGCATTATGAGAGGCGGCGATTTCCCTCTCGCCTATGCCTATCCTGCCGAGCTTCGGCCTGTTCGCGACCTCATGCGTAGACGAAGCCATTTGGTTCGCATTAAGAGTGAGATTCAAAGCCATATTAGTATTACCAACTACCAATATAATCTTGAGCCGTTCGACAAAAACATCGTTCACAAAGGTAATCGCGAAGGTATAGCAGATCACTTCGATAACGCTTCTGTACGACTTAATGTTGAAACCGATATTGCCGTTATGGACAGCCTTCACGATCAGATACGGAACCTCGAAAACTACATTATCAGGCATGCGAAAGACTACGATGGCCGAATGTTGTACCGATTAAAAACAGTTCCTGGGATTGGCGATATTTTGGCTTTAACAATCATGTATGAAATTCTATCGATCGATCGCTTTCCAACGGTTCAAAAGTTTTGTTCATACTCCCGTTTAGTTAAATGTGCGAATGAGTCGGCTGGCAAAAAAATGGGGACATCAGGCTCAAAAATAGGTAACGCTCATCTAAAATGGGCCTTTTCTGAAGCGGCTATTCTATTCATACGTGGAAATGATAAAGCTCAGAAATATGTTACTAAATTAAGCAAGAAGTTTGGCAAAGGTAAAGCGCTGTCCATACTATCCCACAAATTGGGACGCGCTATTTATTTTATGATGAAAAGGAACGATGTCTTTGATATGAATTACTTTTTTCGAAATAGTTAAATGTTTAGGGTAGCGTGTTTGAGCTAGCAGGTATAACTAGGGTGCCGAGCATAAAGATCCTAAGCTGAGTTATCCGTTTAAGCTTCGAGCTTACTCTTAGCCTGATGAAAAAATGCCAACTCTCTCGCTTTGAATAGACAGAACACGCTACCCGCCCTACGCTTTTTTGACGTGTGACTGCCCCTTGACTGAGTGATCTATAACTGGATACAAAACACCGTAAGCCCGATTCTTTGAAGCGCCAGATCCAAGGGTAACCGATAAATTTCTAGTAGCGCCTTAGTAAAGCTAAGGCATCCAGATTACTTCAGCGAATGAAAGCGTCGAACGTTAATTTGGACTGACTCTCAATAGGTGTTTGGTACAGTTACCACTAAGCCTTCCATGAAATTATCGTCAGTAGAAACATTCAAAATTGCTTTTTTATTAACTCTAGGCATTAAACCAAGGGTTTTGGTGAGTTATTGTTCTTTGACAGGTCCGGTCATATAGGTGTTATAACCTTACCCGTATAACTCCATGACAAACGCCCCAATAATAGCGCCAAATATAAAACAAGTTACAGCAATTAGAGTTACATTATTAGCACTTTGATTATTAACCGCGTTAACCGAAGCCTCTTTCTGAACAAATTCACCCAAAGGTTTAACTTCAGGCTCTAAAACCGCACCAACCGAGAAATACCCCACTAGCTGACTCGCCACTAGCCTTTCACCAGCCTTTACCACGTACTCCAGCATACTTCCATCTTCAGGAGCCAAAATCTCGAGAACTACTTTATTAGTTTCGAAATCAAATAGAACATCGTCTTTCAAGACTGGCTTTCTCGGCTCGGCATGTATTCGAGAAATAAATCCGTCCTCAATTGACTCTGGAAGTAACGGTACTTTAATTTCGATTGTCATAATTACCTAGTAAGTTATAACGCCCGGCTCACCAGCGGCTAAACCGGAGTGGTTTTTGTGTTAAAGTGTAGCACAGCGAAACCACAAAAACCGCGTAGGTTTGGACGTCTGCGTGGAGCCGCTTGTTAGGCTTGAGACTCTTAAAATAATTATTTTTCAGAATCGTCATTTCCTTTCAATTTTTCATCTCGCCTGATTCTTGAGAGCTTAACTTTTTCGGGCATGATAAATGTGTACATGAAAAACTTTGATACAAAATCGTGCACTTCCTCTGAATCAGTCGCTTCTATATTTTTCAAATTATCCCTATCTGGATGGGCACCCCAATTCCCAAATATTCTAATTTGATGTGCCCAATCTTTGATATCGCCAGGCAATGATGCAAGAGAGTTTATCTGCTTTATAAGATCATCTTTTGGGTTTGCACCCAGCACTACCAGTGATAACTGTAGTGCTCTACGAAACATAGAACAAGCGGCTTTATCCGCCCCTATACTCATGCATTTTAAAGCTTCTTTATAATCAGCAAGTACATTTTCATCAATAAAAGCAACATCCTCATTGCCAATTTGATCATCGATAACTGCAGGAAACTTCTCGTCCCACCCTTTCATTTCAAAGTTTTCATGCTGAGAATATTCGTTCTGCCGTAAATAGAAAGTTTTGAGAATTAACCTTCTGCATGGCTTACACCTAAAAACTACATAAAATTCAGCGTCACGGTTAGCTAAAACATGGCTTCCTGACCATTGTTTCTCAATGTGTGATTTGGCTCCACAATGAGGACATATATCGATTAAATCATGGACATGTTTATTTAAACCTTCCTCAGCCTCAGATAATTTCATCTCTTGTTCCTAAATTTTGTGGAGCCTAACGCCCGGCTCACCAGCGCCCGAACCGGAGAGGCTTTTGTGGTAAAGTGTAGCGCAGCGAAACCCACAAAAGCAGCGTAGGTTTGGGCGTCTGCGTGGAGCCGATTGTTATATTTTTTTTGCAGTGTCTTCGGACTTCCAAATGAAATAACCATTGCGGTCAACTTTGAAATCTTCTCGGGATTTCCGAACACTTACGCTTTCTTTCTCCTTGCTAAACAAATTGGAAGCATTTTTCGATCGGCTTTGGTAATTCTTTCTTTCGTTGATAATCTTTGACATTTTCAGTACCTCCTAAGGAAGCGCTTAATCTCTGATCTGTTTATCTGTGGCTTACAGTATTCTGTTATTCTTTGGGTATTTCCCCCAGCTGAAGTTTTCCTGGCCTCTGAACTCCCATTCTCGTCAACTACTAGATCGAATACGCGCCCGTCAGTGGCATTTTTGTGCCACGTTCTGTTTGCACCATCATAAGACAGGCTCCAATCAAGAAGTTCACCGTCTATACTTGACAAGTCATTAACTACATCTACAGCGGAAACATATCTTTCTTTCAAATCTGTAGCCAAACACTTTTTTATCGTATTAATTAAAGCTTGCGGTATGTGCTCAGGGTAATCGTTTTTATTTGGAAATTGCCCATTTACAACCGCATGCCTAAACCTATGACGATTGAGGTCGCCACCTTCTATAAAAGTAGCATATTCAGCATAAAAAATATCATCCCCAACACACATTCTATGAAGCGTCAGTCCGAATTGGTATATATCAAACTGATTGTTAAAGTTTTGAGTACTAAAAGCCTCGGGAGGCACCATATTGCCATATATTCTATCTTGACCAGCAACACCACTGAACGTAGTTTGTTTTGTAAGTCCAAAGTCCGATAATAGTGCCTCCCCCCTCTTTGAGAACAGAATATTATCTGGCTTCACATCAAAGTGGATCAGTCTTTTAGAATGGATATTGTGCAACCCACTCAGCACTTGTGTGGACCAAATAATAATTTCCCTAACGCTAATAGGGGATTCTCTTATTCTTTTTTTAAGAGAACCAAGTTCAAAATAGGGCATTGCAAGAAAGATATGATCATCATCCTGGCAGGCATAGTAAATAGGGACAACATTAGGATGACTACTTAGATGTAATAGGCTGGCTTCTTTAAAATATTCATTCACATCAGAAAAGTCTGACTTAAGCATTTTTTTTACAACTATTTCAGCATTCAGTTGTAAATCTGTTGCAGTGAAAACAGTAGAGTTTTTACCTTCTAATCCAATTTCATGCCGTATGTGAAAGCTCAATTCTGCAGTTCTCGTTGTATTAAGCATGAACTGCTCCTAGTGCTGTGAAAATTGCCTCTTTTTCCTCTTTGCTATGCGTATTCCAGTTTTCAACTTCGTCATAAACCTTAGCACCGTCAATGTATAACTTAAAATCTGCCCGCTTCATGTTAAGTTTTGGAGTAATTGTTGAAATCTGACCACAAAAATATGCCAATAGCATACTGCTTGCAAAAGCCTCTTGAATCACTCCTTCAATTTCGATACGTCGTATTTTTAATGTTTGAGAATTGCTTTCAACCACTCTCAATCCTGCTTTTTCGATTTTAAACTCTCTTAGAATATCTAAAATCGAATTCCTTATATATTTCAGCGCTTCAGGTGTTGGTAACGCTTTAGGTATTTTGATGTCTTCAACGTTAACAATTAGTGCTTTGTCTGTATCGTAGACAGCAATAATTACCGAACATGGTTTAGCTCTAATGCCCAGAGTATTCACATAATCTCCCTAAAAATATAACGCCTTGCTCACCTGCACAGACTGCGGAGGGCGTTTTTGTGTGAAAATGGAGCGCAGCGACTGACACAAAAACGTGCGTAGCAGTATGTGTCAGCGTGCAGCAACTTGTTAGGCCAAGCGGACATTATAGCGATATACCTCCATGTTTCCGTATGTATTTGAGCCTTTAAATGTTAAGCGTATATTGTTTTGCAAGAGAACCTCGTATTCATGCTTTAACTTTTGATTGCCCCATGTTTTAAATGCATAAGCATGTATTTTTAAATTATCTTCTATGTCAAAAATGGCAATTTGGCCCTTAACCTCAATTGCGTGCCACCGCGCTACCGAAGGCATAGTTGTAGTTGACACAGGACCACAGGTAATATCTATATCGCTTTTCGCAAATAAACCGCCTCGAAATAAAACTTGCCCCTTAGGCAAAAGACCTCCAAATTTAATCAATTCGTCGTTAATAAGTGCGGCATTGTTTTTCTTTTTCGGTTTCACTCTATAACTATGAATATTTGGTACATCCTTTAAAAACGGCATTGAATTTTGCCACTCACAATAAACCGCAGATTTTTTTAGAGCGTCCTCTAATGCAGAATTACATTCGCCGGGGCCATTATCACTGATGATGTCTTTTACAACCTCATCTACATCTTTAAACGTTCTTATAACCCGTAGGGTTTGAGCCCCGCATTGTGCAAGGGCTAGCTCATGTGCTGTATGAGGTCGAGTATCGAAAGGCAAAACATCAAATAGTTCAAACTTTGGATTTTTCATTACACTACCAAGCGCCTAACGCCCGGCTCACCAGCGCCCATACCGGAGAGGCTTTTGTGGTAAAGTGTAGCGCAGCGAAACCCACAAAAGCAGCGTAGGTTTGGGCGTCTGCGTGGAGCCGTTTGTTAGGGCTTTTAGGCAAAATTTTTGAATACATGATCTAGCTTTGTAACAATTCGTGCTTTTGGTATGTATCCGTCTCTATTTAGCAGGCTTGCGAAATGCTTCTCACATACGACAACATCACAATAGCAGCTAGCAACGCCTATCCCTCCCCAATCCTCTAGATCACTCTTCTTTGGCTTATATTGCTCATTTTTAAGTACTTGGCGATGTAAATGTATATCCAGCTTTCGAGTTGGCATTGACATCAAGAATTCTTTATGTTGCTCCTTACTAAGTTTTTCCATTATTGAAACACTTAAAGAATTCTTTTGAAATACTCGATTCAGCGGGTCTATTATATCGACCATAGACATTGCATGTAACCAATCGTCCCACTTTGATTTATCGAGCTCATGCTTCTTTTCGTTAATTTGAGAAAGATGGTTAAAAAAGTTATTTCGATGGGAATCTAAATTAACTGATCCCACAGGATCAATATCGAACATTTCCGAACCCGTTAAAACCGATTTATTCACTAATGCTTTGAATGTTTTTAGTAATTCAGATTGAAATTCGACTCCAAATGCAAACTCGATTCCCTCACCGATAAGTTGTTTCGGTCTTGGTTTTATATCAACTCCTAACTTTCTAAGAGCGACTTCAATCTCTCTTTCAACAATACTCGGATACGGTGCAAATGTTTTATCTTTCGATATTTTCCACATCAACTCTCCTAGGCGCTTTCGTCGCCCTACGTTTCCAATTCTCGAAAACTCGATAAAATGAGTTGACGCTAAGGGAAATATACATTTCGACTTCGAAGCAGCCAGAAATTCACCTAGAATATTTTTGTCACGAACTGTTGTGTCTAAACCATTAGCAATTCTAGCTAATTCAATCCATTTATTTTGGTCAAGGTATACAATCATGTCGTGCCCTAACGCCGCCAGCAGCGGCAGATTACATGGAGCACCTTTTGTGAAATAATGAGCGCAGCGAACACAAAAGGAGCGGAGTGTAAGCTGTCCAACCCACGAAGTGGGTGTGGCTGACTGGCCTTGTTAGCTGCTACAGCAAGAAGCAACTTCATTAGGGAGTTTTTAAATTGAGGTTGCATTTCTAATTCAGTGGAATTATCTCTATCTCAGCCTCAGGAAAGTATTTAGCTGCTTCTCTTGCGATCGCCTTAGAATAAAGGCATCCGTGAAACAAATCTATAACACCTTTATTACTTAAGAAAAGGCTTACCACTGCAGCTTGCTTTATTTTAATGACACTACCTTTCTTCACCCTCCTCACTTTAGCCTTAAAAGGCCATGTTCCGAGTGATGTTGTAATTTCAATTTTCTCTCCAAGATCACGGAATATTCTTTTTTCGATGTCTTTGTACTTTTTCTTATTGTACTTATGCCCTAAATAGGGAACCAATATTCCTATAAGTGAATAAGCTAGAATATTAATAACAATTTCCATGGGCTACCCAACTATAAAGCTAACGCAGAGCTAAACGGCGCACAAAGTGGAGCTGCTTTTGTGCAATAATTTGCGAAGCAAATGCACAAAAGAAGCGGAGCTTTGGGCGTCCAGTGGAGGCCGCAGGCCGAAACGGTGTTTTAGCGTATTGTTATGTGCTTGTTCATTTTGTAAATGTGAACTCTTTTAGACCAATATATGATTCATCGGTCATCGACAACATCGTTTGACCATTAGTTAATGGAACTGAGATGGCAAACAAGTTTTCTTTACCATTAACTGAGAAGTACATTCTTTCTTGCCCTGATTTACTAATGAAAAACCCAATAAATTTAAAGTCTTCTTCCTTAAAGGCATCTTCAAAGGGTGGTTCATTTTCATCAAATTGATAAAGACCGTACTCAAGGTTGAAATAATCAATAAATTCTCTTGGCTCAGTATCTGGCTGGCTTAAAAACTTATCACATTCTACTAATTCTTCCATGATTCCCTCTTCGTGGGTAACTTGGGCACATAACGCTGAGCTAAACGGCGCACAAAGTGGAGCTGGTTTGTGCGACAATTTGCGAAGCAAATGCACAAACAAGCGGAGCTTTGGGCGTCCAGTGTAGGCCGAAGGCCGAAACGGTGTTTTAGCGTATTGTTATGCATTTACTTTTGCGCCTTTATTAGCCCGAACATAGTTATGCAGAAGCCCAGCAAGATTATCTTCGTATTTGTAGAATTCTGTGTCTAGCTCATCTAGATCAGACTCATATTCTTCATTGTTTTCGTAGGGTTCTAATTGCGCCCATCGCTTTTCTCGATTGGTTGATGGGCCAGACTCTGGAAACCAACGCAACGCTTTTTCAAGTAGCTCGGCTGATTTTAAAGCGCCTATTATTTTTAATCCATCCAATATTTCTAGGTAATGATCTCCCAACGAATTAAAAAATAGTTGATCAAATCCTCCATTATGTACCTCTCCATCAAAACACCACAGCAGATAAACTAATCTAGCTTCTGATCCGATTCGTTCGAGGTATTCCGTGTTTCCATCACTTCCAGCGAAGACTATCTCATGGCAAGCATTGAATAAATCGAAAGCCGGTTCTTCATTTTCAGAAAAATCAGAGAACTTCACTCATACTCTCCTTGATGCATAACGCCCGCCATATGCGGCAAACTTTTTGTTGATTGTTTGTGCTAGCGTTAGCGTTAAAGCACAAACGAGCAACGGAAAGTTTGTCCAGCCAGCTTGCTGGCGATGCATGATGGCATTGTTATGGTTTTTGTGCTTAGAAGCCAATAATTTACCCGCCCAATATGCTGATCATTGTAATGGCTAATACAGACAAAAAAACCGACAGATAAAACAATTTTGCTATTGATAAATCATCAGATTGATCTTTAAAGAATATGTAACTAATTGCATGCTTGGCTCTCGAAGTAGATTGCCTAGTAGAAAATAGAAATACTCCATATCTGATTGCAGCCGCTAACAATAGGACAATGGCGAATACAAAACCTATCAATGCCATAAATGAAATCGCTAACCCTACCAACATCGTCAATCGTCCATTTTCATACAAACCATAACGCAGAGCTAAACGGCGCACAAAGTGGAGCTGCTTTTGTGCGAAAATTTGCGAAGCAAATGCACAAAAGAAGCGGAGCTTTGGGCGTCCAGTGGAGGCCACAGGCCGGAACGGTGTTTTAGCGTTTTGTTATGAGAGACCACGAACCATACCTGCAACACCTTAAATATTTTATTACCAACTAAATTGATTAGTAACCCATGCATGCTTTTGATTTTACTTATAGCCGCGTTGCATTAAAGCCAAAGCTGTAGCACCAACCTTCTTCGCTTTAAGTATAAATTACAAAACAGCTAAGCCAATACTCGCAAAAATTGCGTTTAGCCTATTACTTTTATAAATGGAATGGAAGCAAATAAAAGAGGAAAATAGCCATTCCATAGCAAATACAAACATACAAAATTTAGGCCTTAAAGTTGACCTTGGCGATACCTAGCTGGTAGCTCATAACGCCACAATAACCGAGCGGAGCTCAGCGTGGTATTGTGAGCAAAGCGAACCACGCTTAGCGGAGTCCGGTTGATTGTTTTGTTA from Saccharophagus degradans 2-40 includes these protein-coding regions:
- a CDS encoding transposase, whose translation is MPKPRKMQVSLDATPYYHCTSRCVRRAFLCGFDTVTNKDYEHRRQWVEDRIHLLAEVFCVDVCAYAVMSNHLHLVLHINQQKACALSDLEVCQRWHRLYKGTLLTQQFEQGKALTQAELEAVKARIEVWRAQLHDISWFMRALNEPIARMANTEDNCTGSFWESRFTSQALLDEKALAACMAYVDLNPVRAKMAATPEDSEHTSIKLRVAQVKNKKQQPTTLYPFVGNPRQPMPEGLPFKLADYLELVDWTGRAIRADKHGAINTSLPPILSRLAIPTAEWLTLTTQFEQRVSTFAGSERAVRLAAEVLGYKKPPGVGLAKQLFA
- a CDS encoding YybH family protein: MTEKREPFLMILDLYKAAVFTKDVDAFVNLYHNDIHIFDMWGTWSTRGLDSWRGMATEWFSSLEEERVMVGISDAQSMVYEELAFGHAVLTYTAISPEGKELRALSNRLTMILKYDGSSWKILHEHTSSPVDHSSLKAILQYPGNG
- a CDS encoding DMP19 family protein, coding for MKFSDFSENEEPAFDLFNACHEIVFAGSDGNTEYLERIGSEARLVYLLWCFDGEVHNGGFDQLFFNSLGDHYLEILDGLKIIGALKSAELLEKALRWFPESGPSTNREKRWAQLEPYENNEEYESDLDELDTEFYKYEDNLAGLLHNYVRANKGAKVNA
- a CDS encoding biotin/lipoyl-containing protein, with the translated sequence MTIEIKVPLLPESIEDGFISRIHAEPRKPVLKDDVLFDFETNKVVLEILAPEDGSMLEYVVKAGERLVASQLVGYFSVGAVLEPEVKPLGEFVQKEASVNAVNNQSANNVTLIAVTCFIFGAIIGAFVMELYG
- a CDS encoding serine/threonine-protein kinase; translated protein: MLNTTRTAELSFHIRHEIGLEGKNSTVFTATDLQLNAEIVVKKMLKSDFSDVNEYFKEASLLHLSSHPNVVPIYYACQDDDHIFLAMPYFELGSLKKRIRESPISVREIIIWSTQVLSGLHNIHSKRLIHFDVKPDNILFSKRGEALLSDFGLTKQTTFSGVAGQDRIYGNMVPPEAFSTQNFNNQFDIYQFGLTLHRMCVGDDIFYAEYATFIEGGDLNRHRFRHAVVNGQFPNKNDYPEHIPQALINTIKKCLATDLKERYVSAVDVVNDLSSIDGELLDWSLSYDGANRTWHKNATDGRVFDLVVDENGSSEARKTSAGGNTQRITEYCKPQINRSEIKRFLRRY
- a CDS encoding DUF4145 domain-containing protein, with amino-acid sequence MKLSEAEEGLNKHVHDLIDICPHCGAKSHIEKQWSGSHVLANRDAEFYVVFRCKPCRRLILKTFYLRQNEYSQHENFEMKGWDEKFPAVIDDQIGNEDVAFIDENVLADYKEALKCMSIGADKAACSMFRRALQLSLVVLGANPKDDLIKQINSLASLPGDIKDWAHQIRIFGNWGAHPDRDNLKNIEATDSEEVHDFVSKFFMYTFIMPEKVKLSRIRRDEKLKGNDDSEK
- a CDS encoding DUF4124 domain-containing protein codes for the protein MSKAKYLIVLILFVMHYAQAEAYRCLGADGTVGFSDKPCVQGKATEVVHLPDELPAWVAQLKNKKPASVKIIDVVKNDGDININYEFGSAADASAFMRLTSTLSKQNVTLLKVSPTTGEMRVSSKSPPLFSKIINDNKSKKAEAKNDFSKCIPEIASHEGNFSYEEACEVRKSCPEGKAGEPVRMYCTLVDIDQCNTSQSWQTIQEENMTVML
- a CDS encoding IS110 family transposase codes for the protein MRFYTISHKHYCGIDLHTKMMYVCILDSDANILIHKNIPTNGKAFLKLIAPYREDIVVGVECMFSWYWLADLCAKEGIEFILGHALYMRCIHGGKAKNDRVDSEKIARIMRGGDFPLAYAYPAELRPVRDLMRRRSHLVRIKSEIQSHISITNYQYNLEPFDKNIVHKGNREGIADHFDNASVRLNVETDIAVMDSLHDQIRNLENYIIRHAKDYDGRMLYRLKTVPGIGDILALTIMYEILSIDRFPTVQKFCSYSRLVKCANESAGKKMGTSGSKIGNAHLKWAFSEAAILFIRGNDKAQKYVTKLSKKFGKGKALSILSHKLGRAIYFMMKRNDVFDMNYFFRNS